In Flavobacterium sp. N3904, one DNA window encodes the following:
- a CDS encoding DUF4199 domain-containing protein, translated as MENNVSPAKSGVLYGVLFGIIMVLEFVIMYLVGMKSLINTSVGTIVNIANYMILPLLFIYIGCTNYKKNINNGFISLTESLKTGISITFIAALIYALFNVIFNFIFPEFIDEMIAITKEGMLAKNPNMTSEQVEMGLSMVKKFMNPLIVLPVTLAMYSFFGLIYSLIVGVIVKNEKPQSF; from the coding sequence ATGGAAAATAATGTATCGCCAGCAAAGTCTGGTGTTTTGTATGGTGTTTTATTCGGTATTATAATGGTATTGGAATTCGTAATCATGTATTTGGTCGGAATGAAATCATTAATTAATACCAGTGTTGGAACAATTGTAAACATTGCCAATTACATGATATTACCTCTGTTGTTTATATATATTGGCTGTACAAATTACAAAAAAAACATTAATAACGGATTTATATCACTTACCGAGAGTCTCAAAACAGGAATTTCCATAACTTTTATTGCAGCACTTATATATGCCCTTTTCAATGTTATTTTCAATTTCATTTTTCCAGAGTTTATTGATGAAATGATAGCAATTACTAAAGAAGGCATGCTTGCAAAAAACCCAAACATGACAAGTGAACAAGTTGAAATGGGGCTTTCAATGGTGAAAAAATTTATGAACCCTCTAATTGTTTTACCAGTAACATTGGCTATGTATTCTTTCTTTGGCCTAATTTACTCCTTAATTGTTGGTGTAATAGTGAAAAATGAAAAACCACAAAGCTTCTAA
- a CDS encoding type B 50S ribosomal protein L31, protein MKKGVHPENYRLVAFKDMSNEDVFITKSTADTRETIIVDGVEYPVVKMEISRTSHPFYTGKSKLIDTAGRIDKFKTKYAKHVK, encoded by the coding sequence ATGAAAAAAGGTGTACACCCAGAAAATTACAGATTAGTTGCTTTTAAAGACATGTCAAATGAAGATGTTTTTATCACTAAATCTACTGCTGATACTAGAGAAACGATTATTGTTGATGGTGTTGAATATCCAGTTGTAAAAATGGAGATTTCTAGAACTTCTCACCCTTTTTACACAGGTAAATCTAAACTTATCGATACTGCAGGACGTATTGATAAATTCAAAACTAAATACGCTAAACACGTTAAATAA
- a CDS encoding GlmU family protein yields MNYILFDGPARNALLPFTFTRPVADILVGIMTIRQKWEAHLGSTTTTVTEEYLSEKFPMVELEENVMINASFLPNAVLVEMVSNLGPNQAIFKGDDVIAFYTNDEQESVDFDTYEILEYNEDCITIEHTWDIFSKNDASIREDFEFLTEDRKSQPIPKSVNVISPSAIFIEEGAKLEFVTLNASEGPIYIGKNSEIMEGSIIRGPFALCENAQVKMGAKVYGATTVGPYSRIGGEVKNAVLFAYSNKGHDGFLGDSVLGEWCNIGADSNNSNLKNNYEEVKLWDYETESFAKTGLQFCGLMMGDHSKCGINTMFNTGTVVGVSANIFGSGFPRNFVPSFSWGGATGFTTYVTKKAFETARLVMSRRNVDFDEKEAAILEHIFEESKKWRKE; encoded by the coding sequence ATGAACTACATACTTTTTGACGGTCCCGCTCGAAATGCCTTGTTACCCTTTACTTTTACCCGTCCTGTTGCCGATATTTTGGTTGGTATTATGACGATTCGTCAAAAATGGGAAGCGCATTTGGGGTCTACCACAACAACAGTAACCGAGGAATATTTATCGGAGAAATTTCCGATGGTCGAATTGGAAGAAAATGTAATGATCAATGCCTCTTTTTTGCCAAATGCAGTTTTGGTAGAAATGGTTAGTAATCTTGGACCTAATCAAGCTATTTTCAAGGGAGATGATGTTATAGCTTTTTATACCAATGACGAACAGGAATCAGTAGATTTTGATACTTATGAAATTTTGGAATACAATGAGGATTGTATTACTATTGAGCATACTTGGGATATTTTTTCGAAAAATGATGCATCAATTCGGGAAGATTTCGAATTTTTAACCGAAGACAGAAAGTCGCAACCTATTCCAAAAAGTGTTAATGTGATTTCGCCTTCAGCTATTTTTATTGAAGAAGGCGCCAAATTGGAGTTTGTGACCTTAAATGCTTCTGAAGGGCCCATATATATAGGTAAAAATTCAGAAATAATGGAAGGATCTATCATTCGTGGACCTTTTGCTTTGTGCGAAAATGCACAAGTAAAAATGGGAGCCAAAGTCTATGGAGCAACAACCGTTGGGCCTTATTCCAGAATTGGTGGGGAAGTCAAGAATGCAGTTCTTTTTGCCTATTCCAATAAAGGCCACGATGGATTTCTTGGAGATTCGGTCTTAGGCGAATGGTGTAATATTGGAGCCGACAGCAATAATTCGAATTTAAAAAACAATTATGAAGAAGTAAAATTGTGGGATTATGAAACCGAAAGTTTTGCCAAAACAGGTCTGCAATTTTGCGGATTAATGATGGGGGATCATAGTAAATGTGGTATCAATACGATGTTTAATACCGGAACGGTAGTAGGAGTGAGTGCCAATATTTTTGGAAGTGGTTTTCCTCGAAATTTTGTTCCGAGTTTTTCTTGGGGTGGAGCAACAGGATTTACTACTTATGTGACCAAAAAAGCTTTCGAAACGGCAAGATTGGTAATGAGTCGCAGAAATGTTGATTTTGATGAAAAAGAAGCCGCAATCTTGGAACATATTTTTGAGGAATCAAAAAAATGGAGGAAAGAATAG
- a CDS encoding ABC-F family ATP-binding cassette domain-containing protein, which yields MITINDISVQFGGTTLFSDVSFAINENDKIALMGKNGAGKSTLLKIIAGQSKPSTGNVSAPKDAVVAYLPQHLLTTDGATVMEETSKAFGEIFSMKAEIDEINEQLTIRTDYESDAYMKLIERVSDLSEKFYAIEEVNYEAEVEKILIGLGFEREDFTRQTSEFSGGWRMRIELAKILLQKPDLILLDEPTNHMDIESIQWLEDFLINSAKAVVVISHDRAFVDNITNRTIEVTMGRIYDYKAKYSHYLELRKDRRMHQQKAYDEQQRMIADNRAFIDRFKGTFSKTDAVQSRVKMLEKLVIVQVDEVDTSALKLKFPPAVRSGQYPVIVKEMSKSYGDHVVFKDANIVIERGQKVAFVGKNGEGKSTMIKAIMKEIGVDSGSVEIGHNSQIGYFAQNQAALLDENATIFETIDDIAVGDVRTKIKDILGAFMFHGDDVTKKVKVLSGGEKTRLAMIKLLLEPVNLLILDEPSNHLDMKTKDIIKDALRDFDGTLILVSHDRDFLDGLATKVFEFGNKRVVEHFEDIAGFLAHKKMDSMKEIEK from the coding sequence ATGATTACAATAAACGATATTTCGGTTCAATTTGGAGGAACAACTCTTTTTAGTGATGTTTCTTTTGCTATAAATGAAAATGATAAAATTGCCCTTATGGGTAAAAATGGTGCGGGTAAATCAACATTGTTGAAAATTATTGCGGGACAAAGCAAACCTTCTACAGGAAATGTATCGGCGCCAAAAGATGCCGTTGTTGCTTATTTGCCTCAGCATTTGTTGACCACAGACGGTGCCACGGTAATGGAAGAAACTTCAAAAGCGTTTGGTGAAATTTTCAGTATGAAAGCCGAAATCGATGAAATCAATGAGCAATTGACAATTCGTACCGATTATGAAAGTGATGCGTATATGAAATTGATTGAAAGAGTTTCTGATTTAAGTGAGAAATTCTATGCGATTGAAGAAGTGAATTATGAGGCTGAAGTAGAGAAAATTCTAATAGGTTTAGGTTTTGAAAGAGAAGATTTTACACGTCAAACTTCTGAGTTTTCGGGAGGTTGGAGAATGCGAATTGAATTGGCCAAAATCCTTTTACAAAAACCAGATTTGATTTTATTGGATGAGCCTACCAATCACATGGATATCGAAAGTATTCAATGGTTGGAAGATTTCTTGATCAATTCGGCCAAAGCGGTTGTGGTGATTTCGCACGATAGGGCTTTTGTAGATAATATTACCAATCGTACTATTGAAGTGACAATGGGACGTATTTATGATTATAAAGCTAAGTATTCCCATTATTTAGAACTAAGAAAAGACCGTCGTATGCACCAGCAAAAAGCATACGATGAACAACAGCGCATGATTGCCGATAACCGAGCTTTTATTGATCGTTTTAAAGGAACATTCTCAAAAACGGATGCTGTTCAGTCTCGAGTTAAGATGTTGGAAAAACTAGTTATAGTTCAAGTTGATGAAGTAGACACTTCGGCATTGAAATTGAAATTTCCACCAGCAGTTCGCTCTGGACAATACCCGGTTATTGTAAAAGAAATGTCCAAGTCTTATGGAGATCACGTAGTTTTCAAAGATGCTAATATTGTAATTGAAAGAGGTCAGAAGGTTGCTTTTGTTGGAAAAAATGGGGAAGGAAAGTCAACAATGATCAAAGCTATAATGAAAGAAATTGGCGTTGATAGTGGTTCTGTTGAAATTGGACATAATTCTCAGATTGGATATTTTGCTCAAAATCAAGCGGCTTTATTAGACGAAAATGCTACTATTTTTGAAACTATTGATGATATAGCAGTTGGTGATGTTCGTACTAAAATTAAAGATATTTTGGGAGCTTTTATGTTTCATGGCGATGATGTGACCAAGAAAGTAAAAGTACTTTCGGGTGGTGAGAAAACCCGTTTGGCGATGATTAAATTATTGCTTGAACCAGTAAATTTATTGATTCTGGATGAGCCTTCGAATCACTTGGATATGAAAACCAAAGATATTATTAAGGATGCTTTGCGTGATTTTGATGGGACTTTAATTTTGGTTTCTCACGATCGTGATTTCCTTGATGGATTGGCAACAAAGGTTTTCGAATTTGGTAACAAGCGTGTTGTTGAGCATTTTGAAGATATTGCTGGTTTCTTGGCGCACAAGAAAATGGATAGTATGAAAGAAATTGAAAAATAA
- a CDS encoding ABC transporter permease has product MRNFLLLLKREFQFFWQNKILRMLFIGAPILYGVLLGYVYGKGKVTDLPIIIVDQDRTEMSAKAIQMFDDNEVISIAAVLYDQNNLSEIAIEKEANCVVIIPKGFQKMVFTKKYPEIITIVNTANVLTANYASSAIQLCLGTLKAGVQLETLRKQGTPEKLLQEQYEPFKTTFLKKYNRSTNYMYFLWPGVLATVLQQVLLLALALSFASEFENKTFIDLVKRSPSIIKMMAVKIIPYMIMSVGVWILYLLFAFWFRIPFFTNLGALTLVAGIFVLSVSFIGILVSILIPNQLKATEILMIIATPSFILSGFTWPLSQMPIWVQSIANVIPLTHFLKIFRILSVENGTLSQTYQSIFNLIIIGTICAILSYIALYFKKKSVLKSDL; this is encoded by the coding sequence ATGCGAAATTTTCTCCTGTTGCTAAAAAGAGAATTCCAATTCTTTTGGCAAAATAAAATCCTCCGAATGCTTTTCATTGGTGCTCCAATTCTGTACGGTGTTTTATTGGGTTATGTTTATGGGAAAGGAAAAGTAACCGATTTACCAATTATTATTGTCGATCAGGACAGAACCGAAATGAGCGCAAAAGCAATTCAAATGTTTGACGACAATGAAGTAATTTCTATTGCAGCCGTTTTGTATGACCAAAATAATCTTTCTGAAATTGCAATCGAAAAAGAAGCAAATTGTGTAGTGATCATCCCAAAAGGTTTTCAAAAAATGGTATTTACCAAAAAATACCCCGAAATTATTACAATTGTAAATACTGCCAATGTTCTAACCGCAAATTATGCCTCCTCAGCCATACAACTTTGTCTCGGAACCTTAAAAGCGGGCGTTCAATTAGAAACTTTACGCAAACAAGGAACACCCGAAAAACTACTTCAAGAACAATACGAACCTTTTAAAACAACTTTCCTAAAAAAATACAACCGCAGCACCAATTATATGTATTTCCTGTGGCCAGGCGTTCTAGCAACAGTTTTGCAGCAAGTACTACTTCTTGCGCTAGCACTTTCCTTTGCTTCGGAATTTGAAAATAAAACTTTCATCGATTTAGTGAAGCGATCCCCATCCATTATAAAAATGATGGCGGTAAAAATCATTCCCTATATGATTATGAGTGTTGGTGTTTGGATTTTATATTTGCTGTTTGCCTTTTGGTTTCGAATACCTTTCTTTACCAATCTGGGAGCTTTAACATTAGTTGCAGGTATTTTTGTTTTATCCGTTTCGTTTATCGGAATATTAGTAAGCATTCTCATTCCAAATCAATTAAAAGCAACTGAAATATTAATGATAATTGCAACCCCGAGTTTTATTTTGAGCGGATTTACCTGGCCGTTAAGCCAAATGCCAATTTGGGTACAAAGCATAGCAAATGTAATTCCTTTAACCCATTTTTTAAAAATATTTAGAATTTTAAGCGTAGAAAATGGGACTCTTTCTCAAACTTACCAGTCGATTTTCAATTTGATTATCATTGGAACAATCTGTGCCATACTTTCCTATATTGCGTTGTACTTTAAGAAAAAATCAGTTCTAAAAAGTGACCTATAA
- a CDS encoding HlyD family secretion protein, whose amino-acid sequence MKRVFVILLLTSIVICCKNPKKDSIIQGKVENEQIAVVSKIPGKIIKIMVKEGDFVKKGDTLAILDIPEVDAKKSQAEGALISAKAQYTMAVKGATSNQILQLEAKKQGLKEQYEFAQKSIKRLSNMLKDSLVSQQTYDETFAKYQGAQAQYNAVIAELDDAKKGGRIEQQNMALGQQERAIGALEEVETANKERYIIAPQDMSIETITLNLGELALPGYTLFNGFISDGTYFRFTIPESKLNKIKKGQQITVSVPFTDKSIKGHVTTIKQLGAYGTIATAYPDYEMQESLFEVKIAPNNNSETKDLITKTTVTLSL is encoded by the coding sequence ATGAAAAGAGTTTTCGTCATATTGTTACTGACATCAATTGTAATTTGCTGTAAAAATCCCAAAAAAGATTCTATAATACAAGGTAAAGTTGAGAACGAACAAATTGCTGTGGTAAGCAAAATTCCCGGAAAAATTATAAAAATAATGGTAAAAGAAGGAGATTTTGTCAAAAAAGGAGATACGCTTGCTATTCTTGATATTCCAGAAGTAGATGCGAAGAAGAGCCAGGCAGAAGGGGCACTCATATCTGCAAAAGCTCAGTATACGATGGCGGTAAAAGGAGCAACTAGCAATCAAATTTTACAACTTGAAGCCAAAAAACAAGGATTAAAAGAACAGTATGAATTTGCGCAAAAATCAATCAAGAGACTAAGTAATATGCTCAAAGACTCGTTGGTTTCCCAACAAACTTACGATGAAACATTTGCAAAATACCAAGGAGCCCAAGCTCAATACAATGCCGTTATTGCAGAATTGGACGATGCCAAAAAAGGCGGCCGAATTGAACAACAAAATATGGCTTTGGGTCAACAAGAAAGAGCAATAGGCGCATTAGAAGAAGTTGAAACGGCCAACAAAGAACGCTATATTATAGCTCCTCAAGACATGAGTATTGAAACCATCACTCTTAATTTGGGAGAATTAGCATTGCCAGGATATACCTTATTTAATGGATTTATCAGCGATGGGACTTATTTCCGATTTACAATACCCGAAAGTAAATTAAACAAAATAAAAAAAGGCCAACAGATAACCGTTTCGGTTCCATTTACAGATAAGAGCATTAAAGGACATGTTACAACCATTAAACAATTGGGTGCTTATGGCACAATAGCTACCGCTTATCCTGATTACGAAATGCAGGAAAGTTTATTTGAAGTAAAAATAGCACCTAACAATAATAGCGAAACCAAAGATTTGATTACAAAAACTACGGTAACTTTATCTCTTTAA
- a CDS encoding TolC family protein has protein sequence MIKYNLISIVFFFSIARSYSQIEISTSLNDAIYKAIDKNTSIKNKTIEIEKLNLQEKGVRNKYIPTVDANALYSYFDSNLTLDLPASTIPIVNIPLFNDKATYANSGNFFIGSVMAKTVLFSGMQIPNGANAIKQKAIGTAYLKDSEKDAIIKDVINTFDQLKLINETEKLINDSDKRLQTETKRVTKAIEQGLAIPYDRDKIKLALLELESKKIELTGKRTLVYKKIQYLTGYSDSEINNVQYDLIPYLISEEKLNTENKQEIKALESFKLASEYLLKKEKGTYLPTVGAFGGIVYSSLFDLNGTTSVVPIINQPLNLGLNEFSLSPLWMVGAAFKWELFAGFEREHKVHEAKLNIEQVQNQIDDAKQKLQLLLENNLINYTVLLKKIDIATQQEKVANNNLNLASKQYKEGLINVSELLEAENDLFKVTNTKLNTIIEERLAAIETIITTGELSNKLSK, from the coding sequence ATGATAAAATACAATTTGATTTCAATTGTCTTCTTTTTTTCTATTGCACGGAGCTATTCTCAAATAGAAATATCTACTTCATTAAATGATGCGATCTACAAAGCCATCGATAAAAATACTTCAATTAAAAACAAAACAATTGAAATCGAAAAATTAAACCTGCAAGAAAAAGGAGTTCGCAATAAATACATTCCAACTGTTGACGCAAATGCACTTTACTCCTATTTTGATAGCAATTTAACCTTAGATCTTCCAGCATCAACAATACCAATTGTAAATATCCCGTTGTTCAATGACAAAGCAACTTATGCTAATTCCGGTAATTTTTTCATAGGAAGTGTAATGGCAAAAACGGTCTTATTTAGCGGTATGCAAATTCCAAATGGAGCCAATGCCATTAAACAAAAAGCGATTGGGACGGCTTACTTAAAAGATTCCGAAAAAGACGCAATCATCAAAGATGTAATCAACACATTCGATCAGTTAAAACTCATCAATGAAACAGAAAAACTCATCAATGACAGTGATAAACGATTGCAAACAGAGACCAAAAGAGTTACAAAAGCTATTGAACAAGGACTTGCCATTCCTTATGATCGGGATAAAATAAAACTAGCGCTATTGGAACTGGAATCCAAAAAAATTGAACTCACTGGAAAACGGACTTTAGTTTATAAAAAAATACAATATCTTACAGGCTATTCAGATTCTGAAATTAATAATGTGCAATACGATTTAATTCCATATTTAATTTCAGAAGAAAAACTAAATACTGAAAACAAACAGGAAATAAAGGCTTTAGAGTCTTTTAAATTGGCAAGTGAGTACCTTTTGAAAAAAGAAAAAGGTACTTATCTTCCAACTGTAGGTGCTTTTGGAGGGATAGTTTACTCGAGTTTATTTGATTTAAACGGAACAACTTCGGTAGTTCCTATTATAAACCAACCTCTAAATTTAGGCCTAAATGAATTTTCATTGAGTCCATTATGGATGGTTGGAGCAGCATTTAAATGGGAGCTATTTGCTGGTTTCGAAAGAGAACATAAGGTTCATGAAGCCAAATTAAACATTGAACAGGTTCAAAATCAAATTGATGACGCCAAACAAAAACTACAATTACTCCTTGAAAACAACTTAATAAACTATACTGTTCTATTAAAAAAAATTGATATCGCCACCCAGCAAGAAAAAGTAGCCAACAATAATCTGAACTTAGCTTCCAAACAATACAAAGAAGGGCTTATAAATGTATCCGAGCTTTTGGAAGCCGAAAATGACTTGTTTAAGGTTACAAATACCAAACTAAACACAATAATAGAAGAACGATTAGCAGCTATTGAAACAATTATAACTACTGGAGAATTATCTAATAAATTATCCAAATAA
- a CDS encoding alpha/beta hydrolase — protein MSKIPVYFMPGLAASVAIFERIKLPETEFEVVFLEWEIPLEKESLLAYAKRMTKKIKHENPVLIGVSFGGILVQEMAGFLKTRKVIIISSVKSNLEFPKRMLIAKNTKAYKLIPIGLVQNIESLAKFSFGKKVNQRLKLYEKFLSVRDKRYLDWAIEQVILWNRIVVDENVIHIHGDLDDVFPIKYIKNCIVVPGGTHVMILNKYKWLNANLPRIIKEEMV, from the coding sequence ATGAGTAAAATTCCAGTCTATTTTATGCCGGGTCTAGCAGCGAGTGTTGCAATTTTTGAAAGGATAAAACTTCCTGAAACAGAATTTGAAGTTGTATTTCTTGAATGGGAAATTCCTCTAGAAAAAGAATCCTTGTTGGCATATGCAAAGCGAATGACAAAAAAAATTAAACATGAAAATCCCGTTCTAATTGGTGTTTCTTTTGGAGGTATATTAGTCCAAGAAATGGCTGGTTTTTTAAAAACCAGAAAAGTGATTATTATTTCCAGTGTAAAAAGCAATCTTGAATTTCCCAAGAGAATGCTTATTGCAAAAAACACTAAGGCATATAAGTTAATTCCGATAGGTTTGGTTCAGAATATTGAAAGTTTAGCTAAGTTTTCTTTTGGTAAAAAAGTAAATCAGAGGCTTAAGTTGTACGAAAAATTTCTTTCTGTTCGAGATAAGCGATATTTAGATTGGGCAATAGAACAGGTAATTTTATGGAATCGTATTGTTGTTGATGAGAATGTTATCCATATACATGGGGATTTGGATGATGTTTTTCCTATAAAATATATAAAAAATTGTATCGTTGTGCCTGGTGGAACACATGTTATGATTCTTAATAAATACAAATGGCTTAACGCTAATTTGCCTCGAATTATAAAAGAAGAAATGGTGTAA
- a CDS encoding TlpA family protein disulfide reductase yields the protein MYKFLLTLIFTLSLTVSYCQDTITYLSDAIKENINPYKKASNLAYEKRDITEGKNLFDSLVKNKLIGTKFDDFNLKVYKEKNVKINRINKPIFIITYASWLVIPKGEIPALNILAKEHRDDMQFIVIFWDKKSDLKNIAYKFNDDIKVCYANENYSKDAHIVATIKHTLGFPTSIFLDENKNVVNIKHFENTVKIKTPIKQAIIISYNYFSKDINENLVNAVTKNKSFTTN from the coding sequence ATGTATAAATTTTTACTTACATTAATTTTCACCTTATCTTTAACAGTTTCATACTGCCAAGACACAATTACGTACCTGTCTGACGCAATAAAAGAAAACATAAATCCATATAAAAAAGCGAGTAATCTAGCCTACGAAAAAAGGGATATTACAGAAGGAAAAAATCTATTTGATTCCTTGGTAAAAAATAAACTTATCGGTACAAAATTTGACGATTTCAATTTGAAAGTTTACAAAGAAAAAAATGTAAAAATAAACCGAATTAACAAACCTATTTTTATAATCACGTATGCCTCGTGGCTTGTTATTCCAAAAGGAGAAATTCCCGCATTAAACATATTAGCAAAAGAACATCGCGATGACATGCAATTTATTGTTATTTTCTGGGACAAGAAAAGTGACTTAAAAAATATTGCTTATAAATTTAACGATGACATTAAAGTTTGCTATGCCAATGAAAACTATTCAAAAGATGCCCACATAGTCGCTACCATAAAACACACTCTGGGTTTTCCTACATCAATCTTTTTGGATGAAAATAAAAATGTAGTCAACATTAAACATTTTGAAAACACCGTTAAAATTAAAACTCCAATCAAACAGGCAATTATTATTAGTTACAACTATTTCAGCAAAGACATTAATGAGAACCTAGTAAACGCGGTAACCAAAAACAAAAGCTTTACCACTAATTAA